Part of the Bacteroidales bacterium genome, CAGGGAAGGGCATGTGAAGGGCTGGGACGATCCGCGGATGCCAACACTTACCGGATTGCGCCGGCGGGGATATACCCCGGAATCGATCCGGAACTTCAACGACAGCATCGGCTACACCAAGGTAATGGCCCAGAACGATGTGGGACTGCTGGAGTTTGCAGTCAGGGAGGACCTGAATAAGAGGGCTCCCAGGGTCATGGCCGTCCTGAATCCCCTGAAGCTGATCATTAGCAATTACCCCGAAGAGAAGACCGAGGAAATGGAGACGATCAATAACCCGGAAGATGAATCCAGGGGCAGCCGTACCATTCCTTTTTCCAGGGAAATATACATTGAGCGGGAGGATTTTTTGGAAGACCCCCCCGGCAAGTTTTTCCGCCTGGGTCCCGGGCGGGAAGTCAGATTGAAATCGGCCTACATCATTAAATGCGAAGGGTTTAAAAAAGATGAAAACGGGGAGATTTCAGAGGTTTACTGCAGCTACGATGAAGCGACCCGAAGCGGAGGTCCCGAGGCTGACCGGAAGGTAAAGGGAACTCTGCACTGGGTATCGGCCCGGCACGCAGTGGAAGCCGAGGTGAGGCTTTACGACCGCCTCTTCAGCGATCCCGATCCGGCCGGACACAAAGACAAGAACCCGGTCGATTTCCTGAACCCCGATTCGCTGAAGGTGATCACCGGCTACGTGGAGCCCTCCCTGAAAGAGGCCGGGCCCCTGGATCAATTTCAGTTCCAGAGGCTGGGTTATTTCAATGTGGATCCCGATACGACTCCGGACAGGCTGGTGTTTAATCGTACGGTCACCCTGCGGGACAACTGGACAAAGAAAACCTGAAAAGCATTCCAGCTATAACACAGATAGGATCAATGTACCGTAAAAGGCTCCCTTATATCCTTCTTTTTCTTTGTTTCATTCCGCACTTGCTACTGGCACAAACGGAATCGCCGGTCCGGCCCAAAATCGGGTATGTGCTTAGTGGCGGGGGTGCCAAGGGGATGGCCCATGTGGGAGTGCTGAAAGTACTTGAAGAGCTTGGGCTGGAGCCCGATTATATTACCGGCACCAGCATGGGAAGCATCATGGGGGGGCTCTATGCCATCGGTTATTCAGCCGATGAGATTGCGCATATCATTGAGACCATTGACTGGAGCACTGTGCTGACCAACGAGATCCCGTCCAGCGAGGTAATCATGCGCAGAAAACATGAGTATGGCCGCTATATACTGGAAATACCCATTTATGATGGAAAACCCGAACTTCCAGCCGGACTGATCGAGGGGCAAAAGCTTTCTGAGCTTTTTTCCGAACTCTCCTGGAGAGTGGCCGGTGTGAATGATTTTCATGACTTTCCCTATCCCTTTACCGGCATTGGCACTGATATTCTCAGGGGGGAGAAGGTGCTGATGAGAAGCGGGGACCTGTCATCCGCCATGCGTGCCAGCATGGCCATTCCCAGTGTATTTACCGCTGTAGTAAGGGATTCCGTGCACATCCTGGTGGATGGAGGGGTGATGCGCAATTTCCCGGTCCAGGAGGCCATCGACATGGGAGCCGATATTATCATCGGTGTTTATGTGGGCTTTGACAGTCAGATGGAAGCCAGACAACTTCGCTCCTTAACCAGCGTGATCACACGCACCTCCTTGTTATCCGGGGCCCAGGATGTGGCATCGCAGGTTCCTCTGGTGGATTACATGATCGTGCCCGACCTGGAGGGATACTCCCCCGCCAGCTTTGGCAGCGGGGTGGAGATCATGAACAGGGGGGAGGAGGCTGCCAGGGCCCGGATCGGTCTCCTGAAGGCACTGGCCGATTCGGTTAACAACCTGGGGGTTCCACCCAAAAGGAGACAACTTCCGGCCAATGATTCTGTTTTTATAGGAGACATAAAGGTATTATCAGTGAGTCCGGCTCTTGAAAGCTTTGTTGTATCCCGTTCGGGGATTGAGACCGGCCAATGGATCCATCCGGATCTCTTAAACAAAGGGATTGATAAACTGTTTGGCACGCTCTTTTTCGAAAAAATCGAGTATTATTTTGAAAAGATGCAAGAGGGATACCGTTTGGTCTTCAGGATCAAAGAGAAAGCACATTCTTCCATCGGGGCAGCCCTGCATTATGACAACACCTTTGGCCCCGGCCTGATTCTGAATTATACCCTGATCAACTCGCTGGTGGAGGGATCCAGGCTGGGTCTTAGTATGGATATCAGCGAGAATATGCAGCTGAAGGCTTATTATGATCTGCACCTGGGCAAAAAGAGGAATTTCATAGCCTCTCTCTTTGTCACCTCGGAAAGAGAGGTACTTCCCTTTTTTTCCAATGATGTGGATATCGGGAACTATCATCACGGCCTGACCAGGGCAGGGCTTGGTCTCAGGCAGAGCCTGGGTATTAACAGCCATCTTGGTACCGATTTTTATTATCGTTATTCCAACCTGAAACTTTCCAGGAACATTAAGGAGGTTAAACCAGAACTGGAGTTTCTGGATAATTTTATTTTCCGGGGCCCGGAACTGGCCTTGTTTTACCAGTTAAATACCTTTGATAACAACCTCTATCCCACCAGGGGCAGCAGGATGTATATTACTTACAGACAGGCATATAGCACACAATTTATCACGAAACTTGATTTTCCGGACAGCCTGGATATTCAAAACAGAAACACCAGTTCCAGGGATCCTTACTGGCACCTGACCGTCGATTTGGAAAGTTTTATTCCATTGGGAAAGAAAATGTCGTTCAACTCGGAGTTTGCCATTGGATTATCCGCCAATGATAAACCCTTTCCCGATAACTATTATGTGGGGGGCTATCGCTATAACCAGAGAAGCAGCCAGGTGGCCTTCGTGGGTCTGCAAAGTCACGAATTACTGCAGGGCAATTATGTGAAAGAAAAATTCGCCCTCCAGGTTGAGGCCATTCCAAACCTTTTCTTATCCGCACTATATAACCTTGTTTTTGTCTCCAATGACCATACGACCTTCCTGGATGACATTATATCCTGGAACAACGAGGCACGTTATATGGGTGTTGGAGCAGGATTCACCTATAAGACTCCTATTGGTCCCGTTTCGGTCTTCCTGGGGTCGCGAACCGATCTCTGGAATCCCGCCTGGTATACCAATATCGGATTTACCTTCTAGAAAAGAAAGCTCCGGAAAACAGAATGGGACCACCCTGTTAAGGTGATCCCATTCAAAGGTTTAGCACATTATGCTAACCTTTGTGATTGTAGAGATGCACATCCTGCTGCGGGAAGGGGATGGAGATACTGGCACCATCAAACTGCTTTTTCACGTTTTCGGTAATATCAAAGAAGAGACTCCAGTAATCCTCCGATTTTACCCAGGTCCTCAGCTTCAGGTTTACGGAGCTGTCGGCAAGCGCTTCGACCATGACCTCAGGTGGATTTTCCTCCTTCAGAACGCGTTCATCCTTTTGTGCCATTTTCAACAGAATATCCTTGGCCTTATCAATATCGTCCCCGTATCCAATTCCAAACGAGAAGTCGATGCGCCGGGTGGGCATGGCTGAAAAGTTGGTAATGGACCCAGTGGCCAGGGGGGAATTGGGAATGATCACCTTACGGTTATCGGGGGTAGCTAATACCGTGGTGAAGATCTGTATCTCCTTAACAGTACCCATAAATCCCTGTGCTTCGATGAAATGTCCCACTTCGTAGGGTTTGAAAAGCAGGATCATTACGCCACCGGCAAAGTTCTGAAGCGTTCCCTGAAGAGCCAGACCCACTGCCAGACCGGCCGCACCCAGTACGGCAATAAAAGAGGTCATCTGGATTCCCACCATACCCATGACACTGATTACCAGCATCACCTTCAGCAGGATATTGATGGATGTTTTCAGGAAGGGGATCAATGATTCGTTCACCCTTCCCTTCCTCATGCCTCGGATCAGGGCCTTGGTGATCCACCTGATTACAATAAGGCCTACGATCAGGACCACAATGGCCATGAAAAATTTCATTCCGTAGGTGACGGCCAATTCATAAATCTGCGCAAGAATTTCCTGGAATTTTTCCATAGTTGATTATTTAGGGTTAAAAATGTTTCATTAACAGGCTCAATGGGTAATTGTTGAAAACAAGGTAGAAATTCTGAGCTGAATTTTAAAATGAAAAACCAAGCCTCTGTAAGCCCGCAGCTATTTCAGGAGCAGACATAAAGAGCTCCCACAGCAATCCGGACCGGTAATTTTCGATCATAACCACAATGGGCCCCTGGTCGATGGCCAGGTAAGAATCGGCCCACCAGTTCTCGGTCTGGTTAAAGGCATCGTGGAACCCATACACACCCCACAGCTTATGGCCCAGCTCATAATAGAAGTGTCTGATGGCAGAGAGGGAGTGTTCAGGGGTGTAGGGGATGGATGAAATGGCAGCTGTGGGAGTGATGACTCCCAGGTCGTTGGTGGGCGAGTGTGCATTGTAAAACTGGTGGTTATCACTCGCGGTAAGCCCCCAGCACTGGGCACTGTACCCTTTGTAATTCTTTGGATTCTCTATGCAATACTGACGGTTGATCAAAGTGTGGTTCATATTCTGCTGCCAGTAACTGGCATACTGGTCCTTCAGGTTCCTTGGATCGAGCCCCAGGAAGGAATAGTGTGAGAAAAAAAGCGGGCCGCCCAGCTCTTCCCCCAGGGGAAGTTTGATGCCATAATATTCGGAGCCATTCACGATGTCCCCGGCCCGGGCATATCCATTGTGGTAGGCCATGGAATCTATCGGATGTGT contains:
- a CDS encoding patatin-like phospholipase family protein, with product MYRKRLPYILLFLCFIPHLLLAQTESPVRPKIGYVLSGGGAKGMAHVGVLKVLEELGLEPDYITGTSMGSIMGGLYAIGYSADEIAHIIETIDWSTVLTNEIPSSEVIMRRKHEYGRYILEIPIYDGKPELPAGLIEGQKLSELFSELSWRVAGVNDFHDFPYPFTGIGTDILRGEKVLMRSGDLSSAMRASMAIPSVFTAVVRDSVHILVDGGVMRNFPVQEAIDMGADIIIGVYVGFDSQMEARQLRSLTSVITRTSLLSGAQDVASQVPLVDYMIVPDLEGYSPASFGSGVEIMNRGEEAARARIGLLKALADSVNNLGVPPKRRQLPANDSVFIGDIKVLSVSPALESFVVSRSGIETGQWIHPDLLNKGIDKLFGTLFFEKIEYYFEKMQEGYRLVFRIKEKAHSSIGAALHYDNTFGPGLILNYTLINSLVEGSRLGLSMDISENMQLKAYYDLHLGKKRNFIASLFVTSEREVLPFFSNDVDIGNYHHGLTRAGLGLRQSLGINSHLGTDFYYRYSNLKLSRNIKEVKPELEFLDNFIFRGPELALFYQLNTFDNNLYPTRGSRMYITYRQAYSTQFITKLDFPDSLDIQNRNTSSRDPYWHLTVDLESFIPLGKKMSFNSEFAIGLSANDKPFPDNYYVGGYRYNQRSSQVAFVGLQSHELLQGNYVKEKFALQVEAIPNLFLSALYNLVFVSNDHTTFLDDIISWNNEARYMGVGAGFTYKTPIGPVSVFLGSRTDLWNPAWYTNIGFTF
- a CDS encoding mechanosensitive ion channel, whose product is MEKFQEILAQIYELAVTYGMKFFMAIVVLIVGLIVIRWITKALIRGMRKGRVNESLIPFLKTSINILLKVMLVISVMGMVGIQMTSFIAVLGAAGLAVGLALQGTLQNFAGGVMILLFKPYEVGHFIEAQGFMGTVKEIQIFTTVLATPDNRKVIIPNSPLATGSITNFSAMPTRRIDFSFGIGYGDDIDKAKDILLKMAQKDERVLKEENPPEVMVEALADSSVNLKLRTWVKSEDYWSLFFDITENVKKQFDGASISIPFPQQDVHLYNHKG